A window of Corallococcus macrosporus DSM 14697 contains these coding sequences:
- a CDS encoding type I polyketide synthase produces the protein MTEDVEGLSDSPDIAVVGMAARLPGARDVDTFWRRVRDGVESVTQFSDAQLLGAGVDPALLQDPNYVKSGMVYEGLEDFDAGFFGFSAREASLLDPQHRHFLEVCWEALEHSGHPPERFKGPIGVFGGSGMNAYMPYNLFTNPQLMEQVGLFLVRHTGNDKDFLTTRVSYCLDLRGPSLNVQTACSTSLVAIHSACQSLLARECDLALAGGVTLELPHSRGYLYQEGEILSPDGHCRAFDHRSQGTLFGSGAGVVVLRRLEDALADGDTIYAVVKGSAVNNDGARKVGYLAPSVDGQADAVVEALNVSGISADTIDYIECHGTGTPVGDPIEITALTQAFRTQTQKSGFCRIGSVKTNIGHLDTAAGVASFVKVVQMLRHKQMAPTLHFEKPNPQIDFARSPFSVNASLRDWAPAKGRPRRAAVNSLGVGGTNAHVILEEAPAQPKTSAARPFETLWLSARTPAALERAAQRLAQRLGEADAPDLGDTSYTLLAGRRRFAHRRAVVASSREEAVRLLSQPEAARTAQAQTEAEGRSVVFLFPGGGAQYPGMAKGLYEQEPVFRRALDECLSLLEQHQSLKLRPLLFPEPGAEQEARARLEQATYALPALLSVELSLAALWKARGLTPQACMGHSMGEYACAQLNGVFSVKDALGIVACRGRLFDQLPAGAMLSVELPEAELKPLLGEGLDLGAHNAPGLCLVSGEVAAIEALEAQLKAREVEARRLHIKVAAHSRMLEPILAPFREFLGTVRFSKPTGPWISNVTGAWVTPEEAMSPDYWVRHLRQPVRFAEGAGVLLADKARVYLEVGPGQTLTQLLRAQEEKPRAEQLVPSLRHPNDTVADLAFFQLALGRLWAAGVDLDVAALFEGQTRRRVALPTYAFERERHWVEPGTGFFMARREGERPLVREENVSRWGYVPRFREQAGAAPEAPAENERWLLVGEQHLLVSELARELSARGAQVLRALPGEAFRRVDAGHFTLRLDAREDWEALWDALGAEGRVPPRIVDVTCRDLAPRGWEHAVSRYFLTPLALMQSLTAESLPPGLRYMRVTQEALPVEGHATSPEQALSFGPLLVGPKELPELKARVVDLQMVVNVMGQARELTDELLRPDVEAPVALRGRRRLVQVLERTALDEAPTPLRDQGVYLITGGLGGIGRTLAELFARKARARLALVSRSAASASHAELQRTLEGLGAQVLLLKADTTDAGQLRAAIAQVRERFGALHGVVHAAGTLEDGPLESKTRDSALRVLAPKALGALALEEALQGAALDFFVSFASTSAWIGPPGQVDYVAANAFLLAQAARLEATGVAKRALALGWGVWQEVGMAAAQLAPRLPPGESVSHPLLQRRVEAPEGHHVFRAIYDAKAHWVLDEHRMRGGGPVLPGTAYVELARAAWALARPGAPLELTQLSLVSPLDVPDGEVREVEIELAPEGDGFTFRVRSRAAGNAWTEHATARLHEASSPRPAALDVSAAKARCGERPLTFGEGEQSLPQDALIAFGPRWKVLRGAGFGASEALGRLELPRAYREDLATYGIPPGLLDIASGFAFSLLPDAGQPGKLHVPVSYRQLQVWGPWPEVALSHVRVRQEEGRGALLDVTLTDSDGNVFCAIEGYLVAAVEARRFGRSPKKQGSLLESWLPLGIKPAEGQEAFLRALALADTPALFVSSMDLHALAARSRPKQEAAKPASAPAMAQAAAGSGVAAADAPRDDVERKLAELWQQLLGAPKVGLKDNFFELGGHSLIAVRLFARIKKTLGADLTLATLFEAPTLEQCAALVREAAGIPFTPDVTPGDAAPAAQAPGVKAAPKGWSPLVTIQKGGNAPPFFCVHGAGGNVLNFRELAQALGKEQPFYGLQARGVDGKLPPADSIEEMASIYLESIRQVQPHGPYLLGGYSGGGVVAYEMAQRLHALGEPVALVAFLDTFHPATQERRQSFNERLRELRREGAATYVSRKLRTKVERDGTRLLSQLKLRWYEQRGEALPIELRNLQLTERFQLLASRYVPSPYAGPVTLFRAQEIHAIYAHMGTSLGWEPLVPALNIREVPGDHDSLVREPNVHVLGRLLREALDDAQRGSRGEARWAGSR, from the coding sequence ATGACGGAAGACGTTGAAGGGCTTTCGGACTCTCCAGACATCGCCGTGGTGGGGATGGCCGCGCGGCTGCCTGGAGCGCGCGACGTGGACACGTTCTGGCGCCGCGTGCGCGACGGGGTTGAGTCCGTCACGCAGTTCAGTGACGCGCAGCTCCTGGGCGCGGGCGTGGACCCGGCGCTGCTCCAGGACCCGAACTACGTGAAGTCGGGCATGGTGTACGAGGGCCTGGAGGACTTCGACGCGGGCTTCTTCGGCTTCAGCGCGCGCGAGGCGTCCCTCCTGGACCCGCAGCACCGCCACTTCCTGGAGGTGTGCTGGGAGGCGCTGGAGCACAGCGGGCACCCGCCGGAGCGCTTCAAGGGGCCCATTGGCGTGTTCGGGGGCTCGGGCATGAACGCGTACATGCCCTACAACCTCTTCACCAACCCGCAGCTCATGGAGCAGGTGGGCCTGTTCCTGGTGCGGCACACGGGCAACGACAAGGACTTCCTCACCACGCGCGTGTCGTACTGCCTGGACCTGCGCGGGCCCAGCCTCAACGTGCAGACGGCGTGCTCCACGTCGCTGGTCGCCATCCACTCCGCCTGCCAGAGCCTGCTGGCCCGGGAGTGTGACCTGGCGCTGGCGGGCGGCGTGACGCTGGAGCTGCCGCACTCCCGCGGCTACCTGTACCAGGAGGGGGAGATCCTCTCGCCGGACGGGCACTGCCGCGCGTTCGACCACCGCTCCCAGGGCACGCTCTTCGGCAGCGGCGCGGGCGTCGTCGTGCTGCGGCGGCTGGAGGACGCGCTGGCGGATGGCGACACCATCTACGCGGTGGTGAAGGGCAGCGCGGTGAACAACGACGGCGCGCGCAAGGTGGGCTACCTGGCGCCGTCCGTGGACGGGCAGGCGGACGCCGTGGTGGAGGCGCTCAACGTCTCCGGCATCAGCGCGGACACCATCGACTACATCGAGTGCCACGGCACCGGCACGCCGGTGGGTGACCCGATTGAAATCACCGCCCTCACGCAGGCCTTCCGCACCCAGACGCAGAAGAGCGGGTTCTGCCGCATCGGCTCGGTGAAGACGAACATCGGCCACCTGGACACGGCCGCGGGCGTGGCGAGCTTCGTCAAGGTCGTCCAGATGCTGCGCCACAAGCAGATGGCGCCCACGCTGCACTTCGAGAAGCCCAACCCGCAGATCGACTTCGCGCGCTCGCCCTTCAGCGTGAATGCCTCGCTGCGCGACTGGGCCCCGGCCAAGGGCCGCCCGCGCCGGGCCGCGGTGAACTCGCTGGGCGTGGGCGGCACCAACGCGCACGTCATCCTGGAGGAGGCGCCCGCGCAGCCGAAGACGTCCGCCGCGCGCCCCTTCGAGACGCTGTGGCTGTCCGCGCGGACGCCCGCGGCCCTGGAGCGCGCCGCGCAGCGGCTGGCCCAGCGGCTGGGTGAGGCGGACGCGCCCGACCTGGGCGACACCTCGTACACGCTGCTCGCCGGCCGCCGCCGCTTCGCGCACCGCCGCGCCGTGGTGGCGTCGTCGCGCGAGGAGGCCGTGCGCCTGCTGTCCCAGCCGGAGGCCGCCAGGACGGCCCAGGCGCAGACGGAGGCGGAGGGCCGCTCCGTCGTGTTCCTCTTCCCCGGCGGCGGCGCGCAGTACCCGGGCATGGCGAAGGGCCTCTACGAGCAGGAGCCCGTGTTCCGCCGCGCCTTGGACGAGTGCCTGTCGCTGCTGGAGCAGCACCAGTCGCTGAAGCTGCGGCCCCTGCTCTTCCCGGAGCCCGGCGCGGAGCAGGAGGCCCGGGCGCGGTTGGAGCAGGCCACGTACGCGCTGCCGGCGCTGCTGTCGGTGGAGCTGTCGCTCGCCGCGCTGTGGAAGGCGCGCGGGCTGACGCCGCAGGCCTGCATGGGCCACAGCATGGGCGAGTACGCCTGCGCCCAGCTCAACGGCGTGTTCTCCGTGAAGGACGCGCTGGGCATCGTCGCCTGCCGTGGCCGCCTCTTCGACCAGCTCCCCGCGGGCGCGATGCTCAGCGTGGAGCTGCCGGAGGCGGAGCTGAAGCCGCTGCTGGGCGAGGGCCTGGACCTGGGCGCGCACAACGCGCCGGGCCTGTGCCTGGTCTCCGGTGAGGTGGCCGCCATCGAGGCGCTGGAGGCGCAGCTCAAGGCGCGAGAGGTGGAGGCGCGGCGGCTGCACATCAAGGTGGCCGCGCACTCGCGCATGCTGGAGCCCATCCTCGCGCCCTTCCGCGAGTTCCTGGGCACGGTGCGCTTCTCCAAGCCCACCGGGCCGTGGATCTCCAACGTCACCGGGGCATGGGTGACGCCCGAGGAGGCCATGTCGCCCGACTACTGGGTGCGGCACCTGCGCCAGCCGGTGCGCTTCGCCGAGGGCGCGGGCGTGCTCCTGGCGGACAAGGCGCGCGTCTACCTGGAGGTCGGCCCCGGCCAGACGCTGACGCAGCTCCTGCGCGCGCAGGAGGAGAAGCCGCGGGCCGAGCAGCTCGTGCCGTCGCTGCGGCACCCGAACGACACCGTGGCGGACCTGGCCTTCTTCCAGCTCGCGCTCGGCCGCCTCTGGGCCGCGGGCGTGGACCTGGACGTCGCGGCGCTCTTCGAGGGCCAGACGCGGCGCCGCGTGGCGCTGCCCACGTACGCCTTCGAGCGTGAGCGCCACTGGGTGGAGCCGGGCACCGGCTTCTTCATGGCGCGGCGCGAGGGCGAGCGCCCGCTGGTGCGTGAAGAGAACGTGTCGCGCTGGGGCTATGTCCCGCGCTTCCGCGAGCAGGCCGGCGCGGCGCCGGAGGCCCCCGCGGAGAACGAGCGCTGGCTCCTGGTGGGCGAGCAGCACCTGCTGGTGAGCGAGCTGGCGCGGGAGCTGTCCGCACGCGGCGCCCAGGTGCTGCGCGCGCTGCCGGGCGAGGCCTTCCGCCGCGTGGACGCCGGACACTTCACCCTGCGGCTCGACGCGCGCGAGGACTGGGAGGCGCTCTGGGACGCGCTGGGCGCCGAGGGGCGCGTGCCGCCTCGCATCGTGGACGTCACCTGCCGGGACCTGGCGCCGCGAGGCTGGGAGCACGCGGTGTCGCGGTACTTCCTCACCCCGCTGGCGCTGATGCAGTCCCTCACCGCCGAGTCGCTGCCGCCGGGCCTGCGCTACATGCGGGTGACGCAGGAGGCCCTGCCCGTGGAGGGGCACGCGACCAGCCCCGAGCAGGCGCTCAGCTTCGGCCCCCTGCTGGTGGGGCCCAAGGAGCTGCCCGAGCTCAAGGCCCGCGTGGTGGACCTGCAGATGGTGGTCAACGTGATGGGCCAGGCGCGCGAGCTCACCGACGAGCTGCTGCGCCCGGACGTCGAGGCGCCGGTGGCGCTGCGCGGTCGACGCCGGCTGGTCCAGGTGCTGGAGCGGACCGCGCTGGACGAGGCCCCGACGCCGCTGCGCGACCAGGGCGTCTACCTCATCACGGGGGGCCTGGGCGGCATCGGCCGCACGCTCGCCGAGCTCTTCGCGCGCAAGGCCCGGGCGCGGCTCGCGCTCGTGTCACGGTCCGCGGCCAGCGCCTCGCACGCGGAGCTTCAGCGCACGCTGGAGGGGCTGGGCGCGCAGGTGCTGCTGCTCAAGGCGGACACCACCGACGCGGGCCAGCTTCGCGCGGCCATCGCCCAGGTGCGGGAGCGCTTCGGCGCGCTGCATGGCGTGGTGCACGCGGCGGGCACGCTGGAGGATGGGCCGCTGGAGTCGAAGACGCGTGACTCGGCGCTGCGGGTGCTCGCGCCCAAGGCGCTGGGCGCGCTGGCGCTGGAAGAGGCGCTGCAAGGCGCGGCCCTGGACTTCTTCGTCAGCTTCGCGTCGACCAGCGCCTGGATTGGCCCGCCGGGCCAGGTGGACTACGTCGCCGCCAACGCGTTCCTGCTGGCCCAGGCCGCGCGGCTGGAGGCCACGGGCGTCGCGAAGCGCGCGCTCGCGCTGGGCTGGGGCGTCTGGCAGGAGGTGGGCATGGCCGCGGCGCAGCTCGCGCCGCGGCTTCCGCCCGGTGAGTCCGTCAGCCACCCGCTGCTCCAGCGGCGCGTGGAGGCGCCCGAGGGCCACCACGTCTTCCGCGCCATCTACGACGCGAAGGCCCACTGGGTGCTGGACGAGCACCGCATGCGCGGCGGAGGCCCCGTCCTCCCCGGCACGGCGTACGTCGAGCTGGCCCGCGCCGCCTGGGCGCTGGCGCGGCCGGGCGCGCCGCTGGAGCTGACGCAGCTCTCGCTGGTGTCGCCGCTGGACGTCCCGGACGGCGAGGTCCGGGAGGTGGAGATCGAGCTGGCGCCGGAGGGTGACGGCTTCACCTTCCGCGTGCGCAGCCGCGCCGCGGGCAACGCCTGGACGGAGCACGCCACCGCGCGGCTCCACGAGGCCTCGAGCCCACGCCCCGCCGCGCTGGACGTGTCCGCCGCGAAGGCGCGCTGTGGAGAACGGCCCCTGACCTTCGGCGAGGGGGAGCAGTCCCTGCCGCAGGACGCGCTCATCGCGTTCGGCCCGCGCTGGAAGGTGCTGCGCGGCGCGGGCTTCGGCGCGTCCGAGGCGCTGGGGCGGCTGGAGCTCCCCCGCGCCTACCGCGAGGACCTGGCGACGTATGGCATTCCGCCGGGGCTGCTGGACATCGCCTCCGGCTTCGCCTTCTCCCTGCTCCCCGACGCGGGGCAGCCGGGGAAGCTGCACGTGCCCGTCTCCTACCGGCAGCTCCAGGTCTGGGGCCCCTGGCCCGAGGTGGCGCTGAGCCACGTCCGCGTGCGCCAGGAGGAGGGCCGCGGGGCGCTGCTCGACGTCACGCTCACCGATTCGGACGGCAACGTCTTCTGCGCCATCGAGGGCTACCTCGTCGCCGCCGTCGAGGCGCGGCGCTTCGGCCGCTCGCCGAAGAAGCAGGGCTCGCTGCTGGAGAGCTGGCTGCCGCTGGGCATCAAGCCCGCGGAGGGCCAGGAGGCGTTCCTGCGCGCGCTGGCCCTCGCGGACACGCCGGCGCTCTTCGTCAGCTCCATGGACCTGCACGCCCTGGCGGCCCGCTCGCGTCCGAAGCAGGAGGCGGCGAAGCCCGCTTCGGCTCCGGCCATGGCCCAGGCGGCCGCGGGGTCCGGCGTGGCGGCCGCGGATGCGCCTCGCGACGACGTGGAGCGCAAGCTGGCCGAGCTGTGGCAGCAGCTCCTCGGCGCGCCGAAGGTGGGGCTCAAGGACAACTTCTTCGAGCTGGGCGGACACTCGCTCATCGCGGTGCGCCTGTTCGCGCGCATCAAGAAGACGCTGGGCGCGGACCTGACGCTTGCGACTCTGTTCGAGGCCCCCACGCTGGAGCAGTGCGCCGCGCTGGTGCGCGAGGCCGCGGGCATCCCCTTCACGCCGGACGTCACTCCGGGTGACGCGGCGCCGGCGGCCCAGGCCCCCGGTGTCAAGGCAGCGCCGAAGGGCTGGTCGCCGCTGGTCACCATCCAGAAGGGTGGCAACGCCCCGCCCTTCTTCTGCGTGCACGGCGCGGGCGGCAACGTCCTCAACTTCCGCGAGCTGGCGCAGGCGCTCGGCAAGGAGCAGCCCTTCTACGGGCTCCAGGCGCGCGGCGTGGACGGCAAGCTGCCGCCGGCCGACAGCATCGAGGAGATGGCGTCCATCTACCTGGAGAGCATCCGCCAGGTGCAGCCGCACGGGCCCTACCTGCTCGGCGGCTACTCCGGCGGCGGCGTGGTCGCCTATGAGATGGCGCAGCGGCTGCACGCGCTGGGCGAGCCGGTGGCGCTGGTCGCGTTCCTGGACACCTTCCACCCGGCCACCCAGGAGCGGCGCCAGTCCTTCAACGAGCGGCTGCGTGAGCTGCGCCGCGAAGGCGCCGCCACCTACGTCTCCCGCAAGCTGCGCACCAAGGTGGAGCGCGACGGCACCCGGCTGCTCAGCCAGCTCAAGCTGCGCTGGTACGAGCAGCGGGGCGAAGCGCTGCCCATCGAGCTGCGCAACCTCCAGCTCACCGAGCGCTTCCAGCTCCTGGCCAGCCGCTACGTGCCCAGCCCCTACGCCGGACCCGTGACGCTGTTCCGCGCGCAGGAGATTCACGCCATCTACGCGCACATGGGCACCAGCCTCGGCTGGGAGCCGCTGGTGCCGGCGTTGAACATCCGCGAGGTGCCGGGCGACCACGACAGCCTGGTGCGCGAGCCCAACGTCCACGTCCTGGGGCGGCTGCTCCGCGAGGCCCTGGATGACGCCCAGCGTGGTTCACGAGGGGAGGCTCGATGGGCTGGTTCGAGGTAA
- a CDS encoding cyclic nucleotide-binding domain-containing protein has protein sequence MLPFLQSNLSLAVGALLIVVLMGVRAASHDADLKQDLKSAIRLLIAFIVLRLATWALPAAAPGGLQKTLQVGWMLMFTFGGIRASVALALKLIRLRAPAVGTPKILRNVIDFTLYPLAVLPLLRTQFNVDLAGLVATSAVLSVVIGLALQETLGNLFAGLSLQLDRPFEVGHFIRIGTHAGRVVFIGWRSIRLSNFRREVITLPNSLVAKELVQNFTQDLDPVGIDVEFRLSRDTPPNQVKRALLETLKETPLVLPEPAPIARTLSYEESAIRYMVRFFIAEYGQSDGVKEDLHTRLWYRLRRENIEIPYAQRSVHVRQETARAELSEDTIRGLLAAVDLFQTLDSDDLDRLRQELLVRRFGAGEHIIQEGDEGRTFYVLASGEVSVRTGKSRSEVTRLGRGGYFGEMCLLTGERRSATVVAVQDSLLLEIDRPTFARLFSEYPGLARQLSSMLAQRRTQLRAVAEATGTSNDAIPAEVGRILGRLRQIFGLNATHE, from the coding sequence TTGCTGCCCTTCCTTCAGAGCAACCTGTCCCTGGCCGTGGGTGCGCTGCTCATCGTCGTGCTGATGGGGGTGCGCGCCGCCTCCCATGACGCCGACCTCAAGCAGGACCTGAAGAGCGCCATCCGGCTGCTCATCGCGTTCATCGTGCTCCGGCTGGCCACCTGGGCCCTGCCGGCCGCCGCCCCGGGAGGCCTCCAGAAGACGCTCCAGGTGGGCTGGATGCTGATGTTCACCTTCGGTGGCATCCGGGCCAGCGTGGCCCTGGCGCTGAAGCTGATCCGCCTGCGCGCGCCGGCGGTGGGCACGCCGAAGATCCTCCGCAACGTCATCGACTTCACGCTGTACCCGCTGGCGGTGCTGCCGCTCTTGCGCACCCAGTTCAACGTGGACCTGGCGGGCCTGGTGGCCACGTCCGCGGTGCTGTCGGTGGTCATCGGTCTGGCGCTCCAGGAGACGCTGGGCAACCTCTTCGCGGGCCTGTCCCTCCAGTTGGACCGGCCCTTCGAGGTGGGCCACTTCATCCGCATCGGGACGCACGCCGGGCGCGTCGTGTTCATCGGCTGGCGCTCCATCCGGCTGTCCAACTTCCGCCGCGAGGTCATCACGCTGCCCAACAGCCTGGTGGCCAAGGAGCTGGTGCAGAACTTCACGCAGGACCTGGACCCGGTGGGCATCGACGTGGAGTTCCGCCTGTCGCGCGACACCCCGCCCAACCAGGTCAAGCGGGCCCTGCTGGAGACCCTCAAGGAGACGCCGCTCGTCCTCCCCGAGCCCGCGCCCATCGCGCGCACGCTCAGCTACGAGGAATCCGCCATCCGCTACATGGTGCGCTTCTTCATCGCCGAGTACGGCCAGTCCGACGGCGTGAAGGAGGACCTCCACACCCGCCTGTGGTACCGGCTGCGGCGGGAGAACATCGAGATTCCCTACGCCCAGCGCAGCGTGCACGTGCGGCAGGAGACGGCGCGCGCCGAGCTGTCCGAGGACACCATCCGCGGCCTGCTGGCCGCCGTGGACCTCTTCCAGACGCTGGACTCGGACGACCTGGACCGGCTGCGCCAGGAGCTGCTGGTGCGCCGCTTCGGCGCCGGCGAGCACATCATCCAGGAGGGCGACGAGGGCCGGACCTTCTATGTGCTCGCCTCGGGCGAGGTGAGCGTGCGCACCGGCAAGTCCCGGTCGGAGGTCACCCGCCTGGGCCGCGGCGGCTACTTCGGGGAGATGTGCCTGCTGACCGGCGAGCGGCGCTCGGCCACGGTGGTGGCGGTGCAGGACTCGTTGCTCCTGGAAATCGACCGGCCCACCTTCGCCCGCCTCTTCTCCGAGTACCCCGGCCTGGCCCGGCAGCTCTCCTCCATGCTCGCCCAGCGGCGGACCCAGTTGCGGGCGGTGGCCGAGGCCACTGGAACGAGCAATGACGCCATTCCCGCCGAGGTCGGCCGTATACTCGGACGCCTGCGTCAGATTTTCGGGCTCAACGCCACACACGAGTAG
- the holB gene encoding DNA polymerase III subunit delta', which translates to MTLASVLGQPRAVDALQAALRSGAVHHAYLFAGPEGVGKELAAVGLAQALTCPEQPDVGCGACASCQRVEKGLHPDVTWVMPDDERVSRGLAGRSDFTGTPSRELRVEQVRQLQERIALRGLESRRKVALIVSAQTMNVQAQNAFLKTLEEPPSDTTLILVASAIDRLLPTIRSRCGKVHFGPLPVDLVARRVAEARELDPETAQLAAVMAGGSLGRAMALDVDALSRRKDIVTAFEALSGENAVGLLRFAEAHGGSREEAERTLELLTLWTRDVALVKADLASGLANRDLAELARQVAARTSDLLLHRRHSLLEAARAAIARNGAPRLQLERMLIDLFTETSR; encoded by the coding sequence ATGACGCTCGCATCGGTACTGGGACAGCCCCGCGCGGTGGACGCCCTCCAGGCGGCCCTGCGCAGCGGCGCCGTCCACCACGCGTACCTCTTCGCCGGGCCGGAAGGGGTGGGCAAGGAGCTGGCCGCGGTGGGGCTGGCCCAGGCCCTCACGTGCCCCGAGCAGCCGGACGTGGGCTGCGGCGCCTGCGCGAGCTGCCAGCGGGTGGAGAAGGGGCTCCACCCGGACGTCACCTGGGTGATGCCGGACGACGAACGGGTGTCCCGCGGGCTCGCGGGCCGGTCCGACTTCACCGGGACGCCCAGCCGCGAGCTGCGCGTGGAGCAGGTCCGCCAGCTCCAGGAGCGCATCGCCCTGCGCGGCCTGGAGTCGCGCCGCAAGGTGGCGCTCATCGTCTCCGCCCAGACGATGAACGTGCAGGCGCAGAACGCGTTCCTCAAGACGCTGGAGGAGCCGCCCTCCGACACCACCCTGATTCTGGTGGCCAGCGCCATTGACCGGCTGCTGCCCACCATCCGCAGCCGGTGCGGCAAGGTGCACTTCGGTCCACTGCCGGTGGACCTGGTGGCCCGGCGCGTGGCCGAGGCGCGCGAGTTGGACCCGGAGACGGCCCAGCTCGCGGCCGTCATGGCGGGTGGCAGCCTGGGCCGGGCCATGGCGCTGGACGTGGACGCGCTGTCGCGGCGCAAGGACATCGTCACCGCCTTCGAGGCCCTCAGCGGCGAGAACGCCGTGGGGCTGCTGCGCTTCGCGGAGGCCCATGGGGGCTCGCGCGAGGAGGCGGAGCGCACGCTGGAGCTGCTGACGCTGTGGACGCGCGACGTGGCGCTGGTGAAGGCGGACCTGGCGTCCGGGCTGGCCAACCGCGACCTGGCGGAGCTGGCGCGGCAGGTGGCGGCCCGCACCTCCGACCTCCTCCTGCACCGCCGGCATTCGCTGCTGGAGGCGGCGCGCGCGGCCATTGCCCGCAACGGCGCGCCCCGGCTCCAGTTGGAGCGGATGCTCATCGACCTGTTCACGGAGACGTCGCGATGA
- the holA gene encoding DNA polymerase III subunit delta: MSASDLDDVLASVKGGKVAPVYLLAGEEFLVRKGADELVKLLVPDAAMGLNLAVLDAGSPREVAQELATLPLFPGRKVVLVRDPEFLAPKKGRGDALGKAREAWKAGKRKEGARRLLALAARAGWGVEKLDPGAPGAPSVEQWKDELNVDLADADVAFLKEAAAFCREERISAPEGDASVLLDLIQKGVPTGHALVLAASDVDAKNPLVKLAHDKGYVVERKVAARHKDLDLTDIAKEFLAPFKKKLGPGALDELKERIGGNIRLLQSELEKLATYSEGPAIERADVAALVHHAREEEFFELSEALQKRDFGGALSYADDAMGQGTHALQLLGAVASIVRSLLESHEWLWRYAGGNPPRTAKDVEARVFPRLEAELKGSKRKMPNAWALTFSMKAAAGYERRELLGALVACAEADLALKSSANGRLVIERLLATVCVRQHGAG; encoded by the coding sequence ATGAGCGCCAGTGACCTGGATGACGTGCTGGCCAGCGTGAAGGGGGGCAAGGTCGCCCCGGTGTACCTGCTGGCGGGGGAGGAGTTCCTGGTCCGCAAGGGCGCCGACGAGCTGGTGAAGCTCCTGGTCCCCGACGCGGCCATGGGGCTCAACCTGGCGGTGCTGGACGCGGGCAGCCCGCGCGAGGTGGCGCAGGAGCTGGCCACGCTGCCCCTGTTCCCCGGCCGCAAGGTGGTGCTCGTCAGGGACCCGGAGTTCCTGGCGCCCAAGAAGGGGCGCGGGGACGCGCTGGGCAAGGCGCGCGAGGCGTGGAAGGCGGGCAAGCGGAAGGAGGGCGCGCGGCGGCTGCTGGCGCTGGCGGCGCGCGCGGGCTGGGGCGTGGAGAAGCTGGACCCCGGCGCCCCCGGCGCCCCTTCCGTGGAGCAGTGGAAGGACGAGCTGAACGTGGACCTGGCCGACGCGGACGTGGCCTTCCTCAAGGAGGCGGCCGCCTTCTGCCGCGAGGAGCGCATCTCCGCGCCGGAGGGGGACGCCTCGGTGCTGCTGGACCTCATCCAGAAGGGCGTGCCCACGGGGCATGCGCTGGTGCTGGCCGCGTCCGACGTGGACGCCAAGAATCCGCTGGTGAAGCTGGCCCACGACAAGGGCTACGTCGTCGAGCGGAAGGTCGCCGCGCGCCACAAGGACCTGGACCTGACGGACATCGCCAAGGAGTTCCTGGCGCCCTTCAAGAAGAAGCTGGGCCCCGGCGCGCTGGACGAGCTCAAGGAGCGCATCGGCGGGAACATCCGCCTGCTCCAGTCGGAGCTGGAGAAGCTGGCCACGTACTCGGAGGGGCCCGCGATTGAGCGGGCGGACGTGGCCGCGCTGGTCCACCACGCGCGCGAGGAGGAGTTCTTCGAGCTGTCCGAGGCGCTCCAGAAGCGCGACTTCGGCGGCGCGCTGTCCTACGCGGACGACGCCATGGGGCAGGGGACGCACGCGTTGCAGCTCCTGGGCGCGGTGGCCTCCATCGTCCGGAGCCTGCTGGAGAGCCATGAGTGGCTGTGGCGCTACGCGGGGGGCAACCCGCCGCGCACCGCGAAGGACGTGGAGGCGCGCGTCTTCCCCCGGCTGGAGGCGGAGCTGAAGGGCAGCAAGCGCAAGATGCCCAACGCCTGGGCGCTCACGTTCAGCATGAAGGCCGCCGCGGGCTACGAGCGGCGGGAGCTGCTGGGCGCGCTGGTGGCCTGCGCCGAGGCGGACCTGGCGCTCAAGTCTTCAGCGAATGGCCGGCTGGTCATCGAGCGGCTGCTGGCCACGGTGTGTGTGCGCCAGCACGGCGCGGGTTAG
- a CDS encoding NRDE family protein has product MCTIIILRHIHPEWPLVLAANRDEFYARPATGPQVLLESPLAVGGRDEERGGTWMGVTRGGLFVGLTNQRGERGQGPAPRSRGEVVLKALQAGSVEAVDRYLDTLPGDAFMPFNLLYGDAQRLRVAYARRTDRQLRREDVPEGVHVLPNDVLNAQELPKVERARLLTTEVAKKPWPELAEGLKAVLADPTLPAEALIPPPGAGEDLPREFLQRLQALCIHTPLYGTRSSAVVALAPGRVGHYLASDTAPCTGPWKDVTGLLAAPAGTAL; this is encoded by the coding sequence ATGTGCACCATCATCATCCTGCGCCACATCCACCCCGAATGGCCGCTGGTGCTCGCGGCCAACCGGGACGAGTTCTACGCCCGCCCCGCCACCGGTCCCCAGGTGCTGCTGGAGTCCCCGCTCGCCGTGGGCGGCCGGGACGAGGAGCGCGGTGGGACGTGGATGGGTGTAACCCGCGGCGGGTTGTTCGTCGGCCTGACGAACCAGCGGGGCGAGCGAGGCCAGGGTCCGGCCCCCCGCTCGCGGGGCGAGGTGGTGCTCAAGGCCCTCCAGGCCGGCAGCGTGGAGGCCGTGGACCGGTACCTGGACACCCTGCCGGGCGATGCGTTCATGCCCTTCAACCTCCTCTATGGGGATGCCCAACGGCTCCGCGTGGCCTACGCCCGGAGGACGGACCGGCAGCTGCGGCGGGAGGACGTCCCCGAGGGCGTCCATGTCCTGCCCAACGACGTGCTGAACGCACAGGAGTTGCCCAAGGTGGAGCGGGCCCGGCTGCTGACCACCGAGGTGGCGAAGAAGCCCTGGCCGGAGCTGGCGGAGGGACTGAAGGCGGTGCTGGCCGACCCGACGCTCCCCGCCGAGGCGCTGATTCCGCCCCCGGGCGCGGGCGAGGACCTGCCCCGTGAATTCCTTCAGCGCCTCCAGGCGCTCTGCATCCACACGCCGCTCTATGGCACGCGCTCGTCCGCCGTGGTGGCGCTGGCGCCGGGGCGCGTCGGGCACTACCTGGCTTCGGACACGGCGCCCTGTACGGGGCCGTGGAAGGACGTCACGGGCCTGCTGGCCGCCCCCGCTGGGACAGCGCTCTAG